In the Opitutia bacterium genome, one interval contains:
- a CDS encoding bile acid:sodium symporter family protein, with the protein MLAFRKLCLGLAAAAALALLAGLALGLTSVWSAAAVVATASLAIGLGAVPSLKGYQFTAWIVTAVVAAMIFPSAFLKVGDFDLRNKWLILLVIQTVMFGMGTQMSLHDFSGVVKTPRGVLVGIICHFSVMPLVGFGLTKLFAFPPEIAAGIILIGSCSSGLASNVMAYLARSNLVLSVTVTAITTLVAPFMTPLLMKLLAGTLVEVKFLNMMIEIIKIVIVPIAAALIHDHLKHVTPASYRRWVVAQLAAGAAVIGIFVVHDAPAVTAWPATAQLALELAGFLLTAIPVGVAYHQLTRLLPKLDGLMPLFSMAGIVYFTTVTTAAGRDNLLKVGALLFIASVIHNAAGYFFGYWLSRAAGLDKSSARSVAFEVGLQNGGMASGLAGAMGKLGTVGLAPAIFSPWMNISGSILANFWHKRPPDDAPPPAEEKR; encoded by the coding sequence ATGCTCGCTTTCCGCAAACTCTGTCTTGGCCTTGCTGCGGCCGCTGCGCTCGCCCTGCTCGCCGGTCTGGCGCTCGGCCTGACGTCGGTGTGGTCGGCGGCGGCCGTCGTCGCAACGGCGTCGCTCGCCATCGGCCTCGGCGCCGTGCCGTCGCTCAAAGGCTATCAGTTCACGGCGTGGATCGTCACCGCGGTTGTGGCGGCGATGATTTTCCCGTCGGCGTTTCTGAAGGTCGGCGACTTCGATCTGCGCAACAAGTGGCTCATCCTTCTCGTCATCCAAACGGTGATGTTCGGCATGGGCACGCAGATGAGCCTGCACGATTTCTCGGGCGTCGTGAAAACGCCGCGCGGTGTGCTCGTCGGCATCATTTGCCATTTTTCCGTGATGCCGCTCGTGGGCTTCGGTCTCACGAAGCTCTTCGCGTTCCCACCGGAAATTGCCGCCGGCATCATTCTCATCGGCTCGTGCTCGAGCGGGCTCGCGTCGAATGTCATGGCGTATCTCGCACGCTCGAATCTCGTGTTGTCGGTCACCGTCACCGCGATCACGACGCTCGTGGCGCCGTTCATGACGCCGCTGCTGATGAAGCTGCTGGCGGGCACGCTGGTCGAGGTGAAGTTCCTCAACATGATGATCGAGATCATCAAGATCGTCATCGTGCCGATCGCGGCGGCGCTCATTCACGACCACCTGAAGCACGTTACGCCGGCGAGCTACCGGCGGTGGGTCGTCGCGCAACTCGCCGCGGGCGCGGCGGTCATCGGGATCTTCGTCGTGCACGACGCCCCGGCGGTCACGGCGTGGCCCGCCACCGCGCAACTTGCGCTCGAGCTTGCCGGCTTCCTGCTCACCGCCATCCCGGTCGGCGTCGCTTACCATCAACTCACGCGCCTGCTGCCGAAACTCGATGGCTTGATGCCGCTGTTCTCGATGGCGGGCATTGTTTACTTCACGACCGTCACGACCGCGGCCGGCCGCGACAACCTCCTGAAGGTTGGCGCGCTGCTCTTCATTGCCTCAGTGATTCACAACGCGGCCGGCTACTTTTTCGGCTACTGGCTGAGTCGCGCGGCGGGCCTCGATAAAAGCTCAGCGCGCTCGGTGGCGTTCGAAGTCGGCCTGCAGAATGGCGGCATGGCGTCCGGCCTGGCGGGCGCGATGGGCAAGCTCGGCACGGTCGGCTTGGCGCCGGCAATCTTCAGCCCGTGGATGAACATCTCCGGCTCGATCCTCGCGAACTTCTGGCATAAGCGCCCGCCGGACGACGCGCCGCCGCCCGCCGAGGAGAAACGCTAG
- a CDS encoding Asp/Glu/hydantoin racemase, which produces MKRKTLALVHTSATLVPVFQQLCKAQLPNVDTFNIVDDSLVRAIGAKGSLTADIARRVQAYITSAEAGGADYVLVTCSSIGPAVEASAAFSAVPVLRVDQPMADQAVQTGKRIGVIATLPTTLNPTKDLVQRRAAAAGKNIELTAVLVEGAFEALMSGDAAKHDALVSAALRQLVAQVDVIVLAQASMARVVDTLAPEDRRIPILASPPLAIAHLAKLLT; this is translated from the coding sequence ATGAAACGCAAGACGCTCGCTCTCGTCCACACTTCCGCGACGCTCGTCCCGGTCTTCCAGCAGCTTTGCAAGGCGCAGCTGCCGAACGTCGACACGTTCAACATCGTCGACGACAGCCTCGTCCGCGCCATCGGCGCGAAGGGCAGTCTCACGGCGGACATTGCGCGCCGCGTGCAGGCTTACATCACTTCCGCCGAGGCGGGCGGCGCCGACTACGTGCTCGTCACGTGCTCGTCAATCGGGCCGGCGGTCGAGGCGTCGGCGGCGTTCTCGGCGGTGCCGGTGCTCCGTGTGGACCAGCCGATGGCCGATCAAGCGGTGCAAACGGGCAAACGCATCGGTGTCATCGCGACGCTGCCGACCACGCTCAATCCGACCAAGGATCTCGTCCAGCGTCGCGCCGCCGCCGCGGGCAAGAACATCGAACTCACCGCGGTGCTCGTCGAAGGCGCCTTCGAAGCGCTGATGTCCGGCGACGCCGCGAAGCACGACGCGCTCGTCTCCGCCGCGTTGCGGCAGCTCGTGGCGCAAGTCGACGTGATCGTGCTGGCGCAGGCCTCGATGGCGCGCGTGGTCGACACGCTCGCGCCGGAGGATCGTCGCATCCCGATTCTCGCCAGTCCGCCGCTCGCGATCGCGCACCTCGCGAAGCTGCTGACGTAG
- a CDS encoding four-carbon acid sugar kinase family protein — MGKPAQLRLAYFGDDFTGSTDALEFLSRAGLRTALFLEPPSRERLAAMPALDALGVAGLTRSLPPTEMEAVLRPAFAALRELGPRHVHYKVCSTFDSSPKVGSIGRAIDVGVALFGGRYVPLLVGAPALGRYCAFGNLFARMGIGSAGEIYRLDRHPSMSRHPVTPADEADLRLHLAKQTAKRIGLFDLLKVELPATEAAAALERIVGGGAEVVLFDVMQASQLARIGGLIDSATGGAPVFSVGSSGVEMALGAHWAEQGSLQPRTEWAPAARVERLLVVSGSCSPVTAGQIDWALGNGFVGIPLDAQAPQIDPAIAAARTALRAGKSPLVFTARGQQTGAPASAVTLGTALGTIARTLVESESLPRVLVAGGDTSSYAARALGIEAVEMVAPLAPGAPLCRAHSRQRAVHGLEVNFKGGQVGAPDYFGAVQRGAL; from the coding sequence ATGGGCAAGCCTGCACAGCTCCGGCTCGCGTATTTCGGCGACGACTTCACCGGGTCGACCGACGCGCTGGAATTTCTCTCGCGCGCGGGCCTGCGCACCGCGCTCTTCCTCGAACCGCCGTCGCGCGAACGGCTCGCGGCGATGCCCGCGCTCGACGCCCTCGGCGTCGCCGGACTCACGCGCTCGTTGCCGCCGACAGAGATGGAAGCCGTGCTGCGTCCGGCATTCGCGGCGCTGCGTGAACTCGGCCCGCGTCACGTGCACTACAAGGTGTGCTCGACCTTCGACTCATCTCCGAAGGTGGGCAGCATCGGACGCGCGATCGACGTTGGCGTTGCACTCTTCGGCGGGCGCTACGTCCCGCTGCTCGTCGGCGCTCCGGCGCTAGGGCGTTATTGTGCCTTCGGAAACCTGTTCGCGCGGATGGGCATCGGCAGTGCGGGCGAAATCTACCGACTCGATCGCCATCCGTCGATGAGCCGGCATCCGGTCACGCCGGCGGACGAGGCGGATTTGCGCCTGCATCTCGCGAAGCAAACGGCGAAGCGCATCGGCTTGTTCGATCTCCTGAAAGTTGAGCTTCCCGCGACGGAAGCGGCGGCGGCGCTCGAGCGCATCGTCGGTGGCGGAGCGGAGGTCGTCCTCTTCGACGTCATGCAAGCGAGCCAGCTCGCGCGCATCGGCGGCCTGATTGATTCCGCGACGGGCGGCGCACCGGTTTTCTCCGTCGGCTCGTCCGGCGTCGAGATGGCGCTTGGCGCGCATTGGGCAGAGCAGGGGAGCTTGCAGCCGCGCACCGAGTGGGCGCCGGCGGCCCGCGTCGAACGCCTGCTCGTGGTTTCCGGCAGCTGCTCGCCGGTCACGGCGGGACAAATCGATTGGGCGCTGGGCAACGGCTTCGTCGGCATCCCGCTCGATGCGCAGGCGCCGCAGATTGACCCAGCGATCGCCGCTGCGCGCACTGCGCTGCGCGCCGGCAAGAGCCCGCTCGTCTTCACCGCGCGCGGGCAGCAAACCGGCGCGCCCGCCTCCGCCGTCACGCTGGGCACAGCCCTCGGCACGATTGCGCGCACGCTGGTCGAGTCCGAGTCGCTCCCGCGCGTGCTCGTCGCGGGTGGCGACACTTCGAGTTACGCCGCGCGCGCGCTGGGCATCGAGGCGGTCGAAATGGTCGCCCCGCTCGCACCCGGCGCGCCGTTATGCCGCGCGCATTCGAGGCAGCGCGCCGTGCACGGACTCGAGGTGAATTTCAAGGGCGGCCAGGTCGGTGCGCCTGACTACTTCGGCGCCGTGCAACGCGGCGCGCTCTGA
- a CDS encoding ribulose-bisphosphate carboxylase large subunit family protein — MERVTATYLIETALPVEKAAATLAGEQSSGTFVAVPGETEELKQRFAARVEAIKPLDTVAMPAIPTGRAPAASYRRAEVKVSWSIENFGTNLPTLVSTLQGNLYELAQFSGLKLMDFDVPPSFAAKFRGPAFGIAGTRRLTGVEGRPLIGTIIKPSIGLSPAQTAEMVRVLVEAGIDFVKDDELMADPPHSPFDARVDAIMRVINDHAQRTGKKVMYAFNISDELDAMQRHYDKVVASGGTCAMISINSVGLAATKKLCDRGELSIHGHRNGWGMLNRHPLLGIEFPAYQKLQRLAGVDQLHVNGIANKFWENDDSVVRSIASCRASEPLGKPLLSVVSSGQWGGQAPETWRRTQTVDLLYMAGGGIQAHPDGAAAGVRSLQLWWEAAVAGLTVEQAVAIHPLLAKSQAKFGSK; from the coding sequence ATGGAGCGAGTCACCGCCACCTATCTCATCGAGACGGCGCTGCCGGTCGAAAAAGCCGCCGCGACACTCGCCGGCGAGCAATCGTCCGGCACCTTCGTCGCCGTGCCCGGCGAGACCGAAGAGCTGAAGCAGCGCTTCGCCGCGCGGGTGGAGGCGATCAAGCCGCTCGACACGGTCGCGATGCCGGCGATCCCGACCGGTCGCGCGCCCGCGGCGAGTTATCGGCGCGCCGAGGTGAAGGTGTCGTGGTCGATCGAGAACTTCGGCACGAATCTCCCGACGCTCGTCTCGACGCTCCAGGGCAATCTCTACGAACTCGCGCAGTTCTCCGGCCTCAAGCTGATGGACTTCGACGTGCCACCATCGTTCGCCGCGAAGTTCCGCGGTCCGGCGTTCGGCATCGCCGGCACGCGCCGTCTCACCGGTGTCGAGGGCCGGCCGCTCATCGGCACGATCATCAAGCCCAGCATCGGCCTCTCGCCCGCGCAGACCGCGGAGATGGTCCGCGTGCTTGTCGAGGCCGGCATCGATTTCGTGAAGGACGATGAGCTGATGGCCGATCCGCCGCACTCGCCGTTCGACGCGCGGGTCGACGCCATCATGCGTGTGATCAACGACCACGCGCAGCGCACCGGCAAGAAGGTCATGTATGCCTTCAACATCTCCGACGAACTCGATGCGATGCAGCGCCACTACGACAAAGTCGTCGCGAGCGGCGGCACGTGCGCAATGATCAGCATCAACAGCGTCGGCCTCGCCGCCACGAAGAAGCTGTGCGATCGCGGCGAGCTCTCCATCCACGGGCATCGCAACGGCTGGGGCATGCTCAACCGCCACCCGCTGCTCGGCATCGAATTTCCCGCTTACCAAAAGCTGCAGCGTCTCGCCGGCGTCGACCAACTCCACGTCAACGGCATCGCCAACAAGTTCTGGGAAAATGACGATTCGGTCGTGCGCTCCATCGCGTCGTGCCGCGCGAGCGAACCGCTCGGCAAGCCGTTGTTGTCGGTGGTCTCCTCCGGCCAGTGGGGCGGCCAGGCGCCCGAGACCTGGCGGCGCACGCAGACTGTTGATCTCCTGTATATGGCTGGTGGCGGCATCCAGGCGCACCCGGATGGTGCCGCAGCGGGCGTGCGCTCGCTACAGCTCTGGTGGGAAGCTGCCGTCGCAGGGCTCACGGTCGAGCAAGCGGTCGCGATACATCCACTGCTCGCAAAGTCGCAGGCGAAATTCGGCAGCAAGTAA
- a CDS encoding mandelate racemase/muconate lactonizing enzyme family protein produces MRITRLQPIILHAPVTRGGIADSTHSITHWGAPGVAIHTDTGLVGYGFSGTHAHLPTDQLIVECAVDSFGPLLIGEDPREVRALWEKLHKHSPIYWVGRAGITHLALGAIDIALWDLKAKAAGLPLWKLLGGSAAKRVEAYNTDGGWLNWPIETLVSDCRRLVETGGYRAVKIKVGSPNPSTDLRRLEAVRAALGPEIRIMTDANGKLALPDAIRLGRRLAEFDVVWFEEPTTFDDVLAHRRLAETIETPIALGEQLYLAHQFRDFIHAGAVHYVQPDVVRLAGVTEWWQVADLAHSYSLPVVPHVGDMCQVHQHLCFAHPGCALLEYIPWLHDWMKHPAQIRDGHFVAPEAPGAGMEPTLAALQQINRL; encoded by the coding sequence ATGAGAATCACTCGCCTCCAACCGATCATCCTGCACGCGCCCGTCACGCGCGGTGGCATCGCGGACAGCACGCACAGCATCACGCACTGGGGCGCGCCCGGCGTGGCGATTCACACGGACACCGGTCTCGTGGGCTACGGGTTTTCCGGCACGCACGCGCACCTGCCGACCGACCAGCTCATCGTCGAGTGCGCGGTCGACTCCTTCGGCCCGCTGCTCATCGGCGAGGATCCGCGCGAGGTCCGCGCGCTCTGGGAGAAGCTGCACAAGCACTCGCCGATCTACTGGGTTGGCCGCGCCGGCATCACGCATCTCGCGCTCGGCGCCATCGACATCGCGCTCTGGGATCTGAAGGCGAAGGCCGCCGGTTTGCCGTTGTGGAAATTGCTCGGCGGCTCCGCGGCCAAGCGCGTTGAAGCCTACAACACCGACGGCGGCTGGCTCAACTGGCCGATCGAGACGCTCGTCTCGGATTGCCGACGCCTCGTCGAAACCGGCGGCTACCGCGCGGTGAAAATCAAGGTCGGCAGTCCGAATCCGTCCACCGATCTCCGCCGCCTTGAAGCCGTCCGCGCCGCGCTCGGGCCGGAGATTCGCATCATGACCGATGCGAACGGCAAACTTGCGCTGCCCGACGCGATCCGCCTCGGCCGTCGCCTCGCGGAGTTCGACGTGGTGTGGTTCGAAGAGCCGACGACGTTCGACGACGTGCTCGCCCACCGTCGCCTCGCCGAGACGATCGAGACGCCCATCGCGTTGGGCGAACAGCTCTACCTCGCGCACCAGTTCCGCGACTTCATCCATGCGGGCGCGGTGCATTACGTGCAGCCCGACGTCGTCCGCCTCGCCGGCGTGACCGAGTGGTGGCAGGTCGCGGATCTCGCCCACAGCTACAGCCTGCCGGTGGTGCCGCACGTCGGCGACATGTGCCAGGTGCACCAACACCTCTGTTTCGCGCACCCCGGTTGCGCGCTGCTCGAGTATATTCCGTGGCTGCACGATTGGATGAAGCATCCGGCGCAGATCCGCGACGGCCACTTCGTCGCGCCGGAAGCACCCGGCGCCGGCATGGAACCCACGCTCGCGGCGCTGCAGCAGATCAACCGTCTTTGA
- a CDS encoding family 78 glycoside hydrolase catalytic domain — translation MTTETIVSDTRVISLRCEYLVDPLGVDERSPRLSWLLESRRRGARQVAFRVRVASTPGKLAADDADRWDSGRVESARTTHIAYAGRALQSRDACHWQVEVWDETGASARSAPALWTMGLLEPGDWSAKWIAADPAITRLDPEAITATLTEPGTPAVFRREFQFPDAIKRATLFATARGLLDLRANGHRVTDDLFAPEWTDYEKRIHYRTYDVTALLAAGTNEFSITLGDGWWSGFVGWQETKGRYGSLENSLRLQLEVELADGSRVTLGTDGQWRCATGPILSSDMQMGEVYDARRAPRDWLPAREVAAPAAPLVAQRSEPVRVTEMRAPVSRTEIRPGVHLYDMGQNMTGWIRLAVEAPAGTRVQLRHGERLNPDGTLYTANLRRAKATDVYVCRGGGLEIFEPHFTFHGFQYVELTATVPKNGNLLGYRFTPTLGTITGCVIHSATPPAGHFECSHAGVNRLWLNGVWSQRDNFLSVPTDCPQRDERLGWMGDAQVFFRTATCNMDVAAFFTKWMIDVEDAQTPDGVFPDIAPRLREDINWVGLGNLGGAAGWADAGIIIPYTFWRVYGDLRLVERHWSAMVRWLDWIERHNPDGLRLNQLGNNYGDWLCIPSDTSFGTHSPMKNLLATAYWADDAAKMARLARALGRHADAARFQAMFEKVRAAFQAEWVRPDGRIAVETQTAYLLALAFDLLPANLRAAAAEHLVANIRDLDWHLSTGFVGIGHLNPQLTLAGRADVAYRLLLQESYPSWLFPVLQGATTIWERWDSWTIAGGFHKDGMNSFNHYSLGSVGEWLFRHVLGIELDADAPGYQRFVLRPFVGQGLAHASGSYRSINGEIRSAWRREGARFEWTVTVPANTSARVHIPCAPGVVVGSDGLTVVERADGFAVCEAPAGTYTFTSTLALA, via the coding sequence ATGACAACTGAAACAATCGTGTCCGATACCCGCGTCATCTCCCTCCGCTGTGAATACCTCGTCGATCCCCTCGGTGTCGACGAGCGTAGTCCCCGGCTGAGCTGGCTCCTCGAGAGCCGCCGTCGCGGCGCGCGCCAAGTGGCGTTCCGCGTGCGCGTCGCCTCGACGCCTGGGAAACTCGCCGCGGATGACGCAGATCGCTGGGACAGCGGCCGGGTCGAGAGTGCGCGAACCACGCACATCGCCTACGCGGGTCGCGCGCTGCAGTCGCGCGATGCGTGCCATTGGCAGGTGGAGGTCTGGGATGAAACCGGTGCGAGCGCGCGCTCGGCGCCCGCACTCTGGACGATGGGGTTGCTCGAACCCGGAGATTGGAGCGCGAAGTGGATCGCGGCCGATCCCGCCATCACCCGCCTGGATCCAGAGGCCATCACGGCCACCCTCACCGAGCCCGGCACGCCGGCGGTTTTCCGCCGGGAGTTCCAATTCCCGGACGCCATCAAGCGCGCCACGCTCTTCGCCACCGCGCGCGGACTGCTCGACCTCCGCGCCAACGGCCACCGTGTGACCGACGATCTCTTCGCGCCGGAGTGGACCGACTACGAGAAGCGCATCCATTACCGCACCTACGACGTCACGGCGCTGCTCGCCGCCGGGACCAACGAATTTTCCATCACGCTCGGCGATGGCTGGTGGTCGGGCTTCGTCGGCTGGCAGGAGACGAAGGGCCGCTACGGTTCGCTCGAGAACAGCCTGCGGCTGCAACTCGAAGTTGAGCTGGCAGACGGTTCGCGCGTCACGCTGGGCACAGATGGACAGTGGCGTTGCGCCACCGGTCCGATCCTTTCCTCGGACATGCAGATGGGCGAAGTCTACGACGCCCGCCGCGCGCCGCGCGACTGGCTGCCGGCGCGAGAGGTCGCTGCACCTGCGGCGCCGCTCGTCGCCCAACGCAGCGAGCCCGTCCGCGTCACCGAGATGCGGGCCCCGGTTTCCCGCACGGAGATCCGTCCCGGCGTGCATCTCTACGACATGGGGCAGAACATGACCGGCTGGATTCGTCTCGCCGTCGAGGCGCCGGCTGGCACGCGCGTCCAGTTGCGCCATGGCGAGCGGCTCAATCCCGATGGCACGCTCTACACCGCCAATCTGCGCCGCGCGAAGGCAACCGACGTCTACGTGTGTCGCGGCGGCGGCCTCGAGATCTTCGAGCCGCATTTCACCTTCCACGGTTTCCAATACGTCGAACTCACCGCGACCGTCCCCAAGAACGGTAACCTATTAGGTTACCGGTTCACGCCTACGCTCGGGACGATCACGGGCTGCGTGATCCACTCGGCGACGCCGCCCGCCGGGCATTTCGAGTGCTCGCACGCCGGCGTGAATCGCCTCTGGCTCAACGGCGTCTGGTCGCAGCGCGATAATTTTCTCTCGGTGCCGACCGATTGCCCGCAGCGCGACGAGCGCCTTGGCTGGATGGGCGACGCGCAGGTGTTCTTCCGCACGGCGACGTGCAACATGGACGTCGCGGCGTTCTTCACGAAGTGGATGATCGACGTTGAGGACGCGCAGACGCCGGACGGCGTTTTTCCCGACATCGCGCCGCGCCTGCGCGAGGACATCAACTGGGTCGGCCTCGGCAATCTCGGCGGCGCCGCCGGCTGGGCGGACGCGGGCATCATTATTCCTTACACGTTCTGGCGCGTCTACGGCGACCTGCGCCTCGTCGAGCGCCACTGGAGCGCGATGGTGCGCTGGCTCGACTGGATCGAGCGCCACAACCCGGACGGTCTTCGCCTCAACCAGCTCGGCAACAATTACGGCGACTGGCTCTGCATCCCGAGCGACACGTCTTTCGGCACGCACTCGCCGATGAAGAACCTGCTCGCGACCGCCTACTGGGCGGACGACGCCGCGAAGATGGCGCGGCTCGCGCGCGCGCTCGGCCGCCACGCGGACGCCGCGCGCTTCCAGGCGATGTTCGAGAAAGTGCGCGCCGCGTTCCAAGCTGAGTGGGTGCGCCCCGACGGACGCATCGCCGTCGAAACGCAGACCGCCTATCTGCTCGCGCTCGCCTTCGATCTCCTGCCGGCAAATCTCCGCGCCGCGGCCGCCGAGCATCTCGTGGCGAACATCCGCGACCTCGACTGGCACCTCAGCACCGGTTTCGTCGGCATCGGGCATCTGAACCCGCAGCTCACACTCGCCGGCCGCGCTGACGTCGCTTACCGGCTGCTGTTGCAGGAAAGTTATCCGTCGTGGCTGTTCCCGGTATTGCAGGGCGCGACGACGATCTGGGAACGCTGGGACAGCTGGACGATCGCCGGCGGCTTCCACAAGGACGGCATGAACTCCTTCAACCACTACTCGCTCGGCTCGGTGGGCGAGTGGCTGTTCCGCCACGTCCTTGGCATCGAGCTCGATGCGGACGCGCCCGGCTACCAGCGTTTCGTGCTGCGGCCGTTCGTGGGGCAGGGGCTCGCTCACGCGAGCGGCAGCTATCGCTCGATCAACGGCGAGATCCGCAGCGCATGGCGCCGCGAGGGCGCGCGCTTCGAGTGGACCGTCACCGTGCCGGCCAACACCAGCGCGCGCGTCCACATTCCCTGCGCGCCCGGCGTGGTTGTCGGTAGCGATGGCCTCACGGTCGTCGAGCGCGCTGACGGTTTCGCGGTGTGCGAAGCGCCGGCGGGCACCTATACGTTCACCAGCACACTGGCGCTCGCATGA
- a CDS encoding MFS transporter produces the protein MASYLDAGSIVALGAGLAILQKEFGMSDTAVGVLAAIGPNALGCALGALIGGWLGDKLGRKKIYQYDLMVYAFGILLCALCQNKEMLFLGTFIVGVAVGADVPTSLALVGEFAPDKARGKLLGFTQVAWCLGPVIVLWMALALAPFGLLGIRIVFLHLFVVAVVTWALRRGLAESARWTQAAKSGQAVGQNLALLFKGSNLKAIVWTATIYLFWNLAAGTAGIFNPYIISTLHAGGQAMSVGLSSANFVITMIVTVTIFMRYSDKSYETRKLIWGVGAVMQTISYGLFLFFPFTITTVICNIVLFSASAALSGEAFYKVFSQELFPTALRGTAQGFTFGIARTILGIWSFFVPILAHAGIKQIAGLLTLFLAISGVVGYFFMPDTSGKSLEQIEAERA, from the coding sequence ATGGCGTCGTATCTCGACGCCGGCTCGATTGTCGCCCTCGGCGCCGGCCTCGCGATCCTCCAGAAGGAATTCGGCATGAGCGACACCGCCGTCGGCGTGCTCGCGGCCATCGGCCCGAACGCCCTCGGTTGCGCGCTCGGCGCGCTCATCGGCGGCTGGCTCGGCGACAAACTCGGCCGCAAGAAGATCTACCAATACGACCTCATGGTCTACGCGTTCGGCATCCTCCTTTGCGCGCTGTGCCAGAACAAGGAGATGCTGTTCCTCGGCACGTTCATCGTCGGCGTCGCCGTCGGCGCGGACGTCCCGACGTCGCTCGCGCTCGTGGGCGAATTCGCACCCGACAAGGCGCGCGGCAAGCTCCTTGGCTTCACGCAGGTCGCGTGGTGTCTCGGTCCGGTGATCGTCCTGTGGATGGCATTGGCCCTCGCGCCGTTCGGCCTGCTCGGCATCCGCATCGTGTTCCTCCACCTGTTCGTCGTCGCCGTGGTGACGTGGGCGTTGCGCCGCGGCCTCGCCGAGTCGGCGCGCTGGACCCAGGCGGCGAAGTCCGGCCAGGCCGTCGGGCAGAACCTCGCGTTGCTCTTCAAGGGCTCGAACCTCAAGGCCATCGTTTGGACCGCCACGATCTATCTCTTCTGGAATCTCGCCGCGGGCACCGCGGGCATTTTCAACCCCTACATCATCTCCACGCTCCACGCGGGCGGCCAGGCGATGAGCGTCGGCCTCTCGAGCGCCAACTTCGTCATCACGATGATCGTGACCGTGACGATCTTCATGCGCTACTCGGACAAGTCCTACGAGACGCGCAAACTGATCTGGGGCGTCGGTGCCGTGATGCAGACGATCTCCTACGGTCTTTTCCTGTTCTTCCCGTTCACGATCACGACCGTCATCTGCAACATCGTGCTGTTCTCCGCCAGCGCCGCGCTCTCGGGCGAGGCGTTCTACAAGGTGTTCAGCCAGGAACTTTTCCCCACGGCGCTGCGCGGCACCGCGCAAGGTTTCACATTCGGCATCGCGCGCACGATCCTCGGCATCTGGAGCTTCTTCGTGCCGATCCTCGCGCACGCCGGCATCAAGCAGATCGCCGGCCTCCTCACGCTGTTCCTCGCGATCAGCGGCGTGGTCGGTTACTTCTTCATGCCCGACACCTCGGGCAAGTCGCTCGAACAAATCGAGGCCGAGCGCGCCTGA